One genomic window of Erinaceus europaeus chromosome 7, mEriEur2.1, whole genome shotgun sequence includes the following:
- the PRPH gene encoding peripherin isoform X1: protein MSHTSGLRASSISSTSYRRTFGPPPSLSPGAFSYSSGSRFSGGRLLGSASPGSSVRLGSFRGPRAGAGSLLRLPSERVDFSMAEALNQEFLATRSNEKQELQELNDRFANFIEKVRFLEQQNAALRGELSQARGQEPARADQLCQQELRELRRELELLGRERDRVQVERDALAEDLAALKQRLDEELRKREDAEHNLVLFRKDVDDATLSRLELERKIESLMDEIEFLKKLHEEELRDLQVSVESQQLQQVEVEATVKPELTAALRDIRAQYESIAVKNLQEAEEWYKSKYADLSDAANRNHEALRQAKQEMNESRRQIQSLTCEVDGLRGTNEALLRQLRELEEQFALEAGGYQAGAARLEEELRQLKEEMARHLREYQELLNVKMALDIEIATYRKLLEGEESRISVPVHSFSSLNIKRTVPDMEPTQDSHSRKMVLIKTIETRDGEQVVTESHKEQHSELDASSTHSY from the exons GGGCCTTCTCCTACTCGTCCGGTTCCCGCTTCTCCGGCGGCCGGCTGCTGGGCTCGGCGTCGCCCGGCTCGTCCGTGCGCCTGGGCAGCTTCCGCGGGCCCCGGGCGGGTGCGGGCTCTCTGCTGCGCCTGCCCTCCGAGCGTGTGGACTTCTCCATGGCCGAGGCCCTCAACCAGGAGTTCCTGGCCACGCGCAGCAACGAGAAGCAGGAGCTGCAGGAGCTCAACGACCGCTTCGCCAACTTCATCGAGAAGGTGCGCTTCCTGGAGCAGCAGAACGCGGCCCTGCGCGGGGAACTGAGCCAGGCCCGGGGCCAGGAGCCGGCGCGCGCCGACCAGCTGTGCCAGCAGGAGCTGCGGGAGCTGCGCCGCGAGCTGGAGCTGCTGGGCCGCGAGCGCGACCGGGTGCAGGTGGAGCGGGACGCGCTGGCCGAGGACCTGGCGGCGCTCAAGCAGAG GCTGGACGAGGAGTTGCGCAAACGCGAGGACGCGGAGCACAACCTTGTGCTGTTCCGCAAG GACGTGGACGACGCCACCTTGTCGCGCCTGGAGCTGGAGCGCAAGATCGAGTCGCTGATGGATGAGATCGAGTTTCTCAAGAAGCTGCACGAGGAG GAGCTGCGAGACCTGCAGGTGAGCGTGGAGAGCCAGCAGCTGCAGCAGGTGGAAGTGGAGGCCACCGTGAAGCCAGAGCTGACGGCGGCGCTGCGGGACATCCGCGCTCAGTATGAGAGCATCGCGGTGAAGAACCTGCAGGAGGCCGAGGAGTGGTACAAGTCtaag TACGCGGACCTGTCGGACGCCGCCAACCGGAACCACGAGGCGCTGCGCCAGGCCAAGCAGGAGATGAACGAGTCTCGACGCCAGATCCAGAGCCTGACGTGCGAGGTGGACGGGCTGCGCGGCACC AACGAGGCGCTGCTCCGGCAGCTGCGGGAGCTGGAGGAGCAATTCGCCCTGGAAGCGGGCGGCTACCAGGCGGGCGCCGCGCGGCTGGAAGAGGAGCTGCGGCAGCTCAAGGAGGAGATGGCGCGGCACCTGCGCGAGTACCAGGAGCTCCTCAACGTCAAGATGGCCCTGGACATCGAGATCGCCACCTACCGGAAGCTGCTGGAGGGCGAGGAGAGCCG GATCTCCGTGCCCGTCCACTCATTTTCATCCTTAAATATAAAGAGGACTG TGCCTGACATGGAGCCTACCCAGGACAGCCACAGCCGCAAGATGGTTCTCATCAAGACCATCGAGACACGGGATGGGGAG caggtggtgaCAGAGTCACATAAGGAGCAGCACAGTGAACTGGATGCATCTTCCACTCACAGCTACTGA
- the PRPH gene encoding peripherin isoform X2: MSHTSGLRASSISSTSYRRTFGPPPSLSPGAFSYSSGSRFSGGRLLGSASPGSSVRLGSFRGPRAGAGSLLRLPSERVDFSMAEALNQEFLATRSNEKQELQELNDRFANFIEKVRFLEQQNAALRGELSQARGQEPARADQLCQQELRELRRELELLGRERDRVQVERDALAEDLAALKQRLDEELRKREDAEHNLVLFRKDVDDATLSRLELERKIESLMDEIEFLKKLHEEELRDLQVSVESQQLQQVEVEATVKPELTAALRDIRAQYESIAVKNLQEAEEWYKSKYADLSDAANRNHEALRQAKQEMNESRRQIQSLTCEVDGLRGTNEALLRQLRELEEQFALEAGGYQAGAARLEEELRQLKEEMARHLREYQELLNVKMALDIEIATYRKLLEGEESRISVPVHSFSSLNIKRTVPDMEPTQDSHSRKMVLIKTIETRDGEVVTESHKEQHSELDASSTHSY; the protein is encoded by the exons GGGCCTTCTCCTACTCGTCCGGTTCCCGCTTCTCCGGCGGCCGGCTGCTGGGCTCGGCGTCGCCCGGCTCGTCCGTGCGCCTGGGCAGCTTCCGCGGGCCCCGGGCGGGTGCGGGCTCTCTGCTGCGCCTGCCCTCCGAGCGTGTGGACTTCTCCATGGCCGAGGCCCTCAACCAGGAGTTCCTGGCCACGCGCAGCAACGAGAAGCAGGAGCTGCAGGAGCTCAACGACCGCTTCGCCAACTTCATCGAGAAGGTGCGCTTCCTGGAGCAGCAGAACGCGGCCCTGCGCGGGGAACTGAGCCAGGCCCGGGGCCAGGAGCCGGCGCGCGCCGACCAGCTGTGCCAGCAGGAGCTGCGGGAGCTGCGCCGCGAGCTGGAGCTGCTGGGCCGCGAGCGCGACCGGGTGCAGGTGGAGCGGGACGCGCTGGCCGAGGACCTGGCGGCGCTCAAGCAGAG GCTGGACGAGGAGTTGCGCAAACGCGAGGACGCGGAGCACAACCTTGTGCTGTTCCGCAAG GACGTGGACGACGCCACCTTGTCGCGCCTGGAGCTGGAGCGCAAGATCGAGTCGCTGATGGATGAGATCGAGTTTCTCAAGAAGCTGCACGAGGAG GAGCTGCGAGACCTGCAGGTGAGCGTGGAGAGCCAGCAGCTGCAGCAGGTGGAAGTGGAGGCCACCGTGAAGCCAGAGCTGACGGCGGCGCTGCGGGACATCCGCGCTCAGTATGAGAGCATCGCGGTGAAGAACCTGCAGGAGGCCGAGGAGTGGTACAAGTCtaag TACGCGGACCTGTCGGACGCCGCCAACCGGAACCACGAGGCGCTGCGCCAGGCCAAGCAGGAGATGAACGAGTCTCGACGCCAGATCCAGAGCCTGACGTGCGAGGTGGACGGGCTGCGCGGCACC AACGAGGCGCTGCTCCGGCAGCTGCGGGAGCTGGAGGAGCAATTCGCCCTGGAAGCGGGCGGCTACCAGGCGGGCGCCGCGCGGCTGGAAGAGGAGCTGCGGCAGCTCAAGGAGGAGATGGCGCGGCACCTGCGCGAGTACCAGGAGCTCCTCAACGTCAAGATGGCCCTGGACATCGAGATCGCCACCTACCGGAAGCTGCTGGAGGGCGAGGAGAGCCG GATCTCCGTGCCCGTCCACTCATTTTCATCCTTAAATATAAAGAGGACTG TGCCTGACATGGAGCCTACCCAGGACAGCCACAGCCGCAAGATGGTTCTCATCAAGACCATCGAGACACGGGATGGGGAG gtggtgaCAGAGTCACATAAGGAGCAGCACAGTGAACTGGATGCATCTTCCACTCACAGCTACTGA